A section of the Phaseolus vulgaris cultivar G19833 chromosome 8, P. vulgaris v2.0, whole genome shotgun sequence genome encodes:
- the LOC137826549 gene encoding flap endonuclease GEN-like 1, which produces MGVGANFWELLKPYARHEDFDFLRNKRVAVDLSFWIVQHENAMKATHVRKPHLRLTFFRTINLLSKFGAFPVFIVDGTPSPLKTQARIARFFRSSGIELTSLPVSEGVSPERSRMFSNRVQECVELVKLLGMPVLKAKGEAEALCAQLNSEGHVDACITADSDAFLFGAKCIIKCFCPNSKEPFECYNMSDIEAGLGLKRKHLIAISLLVGNDHDMNGVRGIGLDNALHFVIAFNEDDILNRLQEIGKGGNTSQIPSCTIFEDNIDVDGNYPNRKQSHCSFCGHPGSKKDHMKISCEYCVTKDDEGCQRKPEGFKCHCFSCVSNRRHKEQKREENWYSKICHKIAEEPNFPKDEIIDMYLCNDNGYFSVSDGPQIMWGKPNIEMLIDFLNFHQRWEPSYIRRTMFPMMSTIFLRDMSTPTRETLLFGQYEFDSVERVKMRYGYQFYVVKWRRAGGNITTSKVPSNESSVQQDVVELDETVDLLDDCSIPEIRVDDGCSFLFTDENMDLVGTAFPAEVQSFLQEQERKSRKSSTSRCQENEISATPNPRTTQLNITEFFPSTKIKHRQSKQREESSNDADSEGSKGSKMKRKMSNPDKLPKSVRRRLLFD; this is translated from the exons ATGGGTGTTGGTGCTAATTTCTGGGAGCTGCTAAAGCCCTATGCACGCCATGAGGATTTTGATTTCTTGAGGAACAAGCGAGTTGCTGTGGACCTTTCATTCTGGATTGTTCAGCATGAGAATGCCATGAAAGCCACTCATGTCAGAAAACCTCACCTCAGACTTACCTTCTTCCGCACCATCAATCTCTTATCCAAG TTTGGGGCATTTCCTGTGTTCATTGTTGATGGGACTCCATCACCATTGAAAACACAGGCCAGGATTGCAAGATTTTTTCGGTCTTCTGGCATTGAGTTGACTAGCTTGCCAGTGTCTGAAGGTGTTTCACCTGAGAGGAGCCGCATGTTTTCAAATCGAGTTCAAGAATGTGTG GAACTGGTTAAACTACTAGGAATGCCTGTACTAAAGGCTAAAGGAGAGGCCGAAGCACTCTGTGCTCAATTAAATAGTGAAGGTCATGTAGATGCTTGCATCACAGCTGACAGTGATGCATTCCTCTTTGGGGCCAAATGCATTATAAAATGTTTCTGTCCCAATTCCAAA GAACCGTTTGAATGCTACAATATGTCAGATATTGAAGCTGGACTTGGATTGAAGAGGAAACACTTGATAGCTATCTCTCTTTTGGTTGGAAATGATCATGATATGAATGGTGTTCGAGGAATTGGGCTTGATAATGCACTTCATTTTGTTATAGCTTTTAATGAAGATGATATATTGAATAG ATTACAGGAGATAGGCAAAGGGGGCAATACTTCACAAATTCCCAGCTGCACTATATTTGAGGACAATATAGATGTTGATGGAAACTACCCGAATAGGAAACAATCTCATTGCTCATTTTGTGGGCATCCTGGCAGCAAGAAAGATCATATGAAAATTTCTTGTGAATACTGTGTCACAAAGGATGATGAAGGCTGCCAGAGAAAACCAGAGGGTTTTAAATGTCATTGCTTCTCATGTGTTTCG AATAGGAGACATAAGGAGCAAAAAAGAGAGGAAAATTGGTACTCAAAAATTTGTCACAAAATTGCAGAGGAGCCAAACTTTCCCAAAGATGAGATCATTGACATGTATTTGTGCAATGACAACGGTTACTTTTCAG TAAGTGATGGTCCACAGATTATGTGGGGAAAACCCAATATTGAGATGCTGATTGATTTTCTAAACTTCCATCAGCGTTGGGAACCATCCTACATTCGACGGACTATGTTTCCTATGATGTCCACCATCTTTCTGAGAGATATGTCTACACCGACCCGAGAAACTTTGTTATTTGGTCAATATGAGTTTGATTCAGTAGAACGTGTGAAGATGAGATATGGATATCAGTTTTATGTGGTCAAGTGGAGACGTGCTGGGGGAAACATTACCACCAGCAAAGTTCCATCAAATGAATCCAGTGTGCAACAAGATGTAGTAGAGCTTGATGAAACGGTGGATCTACTGGACGACTGCAGCATTCCTGAGATTCGTGTAGATGATGGATGTAGTTTTCTGTTTACTGATGAAAATATGGACCTAGTAGGAACTGCTTTTCCAGCAGAAGTCCAAAGTTTTTTGCAGGAGCAG GAAAGGAAAAGTAGAAAGAGTTCAACATCAAGGTGCCAAGAAAATGAAATATCAGCTACTCCAAACCCAAGAACTACTCAGCTAAACATCACAGAGTTCTTTCCATCAACCAAAATTAAACATCGTCAATCAAAACAAAGAGAAGAATCATCCAATGATGCTGATAGTGAGGGCAGCAAGGGttcaaaaatgaaaagaaaaatgtcTAATCCTGACAAGCTTCCAAAATCTGTGAGGCGTCGCCTTTTGTTTGACTAG
- the LOC137826120 gene encoding ribosomal RNA small subunit methyltransferase, chloroplastic → MNPSSLCSLQTFPPISHSALLNRHRKPAHDSTAGVRRRAPYVVCAERSSRASTRSADDYYATLKALKSKGRFPRKSLGQHYMLNSEINDQLAGAAGIEQGDVVLEIGPGTGSLTNVLLNSGAFVLAVEKDKHMAALVSERFSSSGKLKVLTEDIVKCHVRSHMSSLVGSTISESRKAKVVANIPFNISTDVIKLFLPMGDIFSEVVLLLQEETAVRLVVSSLRTPEYRPINVFVNFYSEPEYKFKVPRTNFFPQPNVDAAVVSFKLKLPSEYPHVSSTKSFFSTVNSAFNEKRKMLRKSLQHICTALEIEEALTSIGLLATSRPEELTLDDFVKLHNMIAKE, encoded by the exons ATGAATCCTTCATCGCTATGCTCTCTTCAAACGTTCCCGCCAATATCTCACTCCGCACTGCTTAACCGCCACCGCAAACCGGCGCATGATAGCACCGCCGGCGTAAGGCGGAGAGCTCCATACGTAGTTTGTGCTGAAAGAAGTAGCAGAGCTTCCACGCGAAGCGCTGATGATTACTATGCCACTCTCAAAGCTCTCAAATCCAAAGGCAGATTCCCCAGAAAATCTCTTGGCCAG CATTATATGTTGAATTCTGAGATAAATGACCAACTTGCTGGTGCGGCTGGTATTGAACAAGGCGATGTCGTGTTGGAAATTGGGCCTGGAACTGGCTCCCTGACTAATGTTCTTTTGAATTCAGGCGCATTCGTTCTTGCAGTTGAAAAG GATAAACACATGGCTGCCCTCGTGAGTGAAAGATTTTCAAGTTCAGGAAAGTTGAAG GTTTTGACCGAGGATATTGTCAAATGTCATGTGCGCTCTCATATGTCATCGTTGGTTGGAAGCACAATTTCGGAATCCAGAAAAGCCAAA GTGGTTGCTAACATTCCCTTTAATATCAGTACAGATGTGATCAAATTATTTCTTCCGATGGGTGACATTTTCTCAGAAGTGGTTCTATTGCTCCAG GAGGAGACTGCTGTCCGCTTGGTAGTATCATCACTCCGCACCCCTGAGTATCGTCCCATCAATGTATTTGTCAATTTCTATTCAG AGCCAGAGTACAAATTTAAAGTCCCAAGAACCAATTTTTTCCCTCAGCCTAAT GTTGATGCAGCTGTTGTCTCGTTCAAGCTGAAGCTACCATCAGAATATCCCCATGTTTCTTCCACTAAAAGCTTCTTTTCAACG GTTAATTCAGCATTCAATGAGAAGCGTAAGATGCTGCGCAAGTCACTTCAGCACATATGTACAGCCCTTGAGATCGAAGAAGCTTTAACAAGCATAGGTCTTCTAGCTACT TCAAGACCTGAGGAACTAACATTGGACGATTTTGTTAAGTTGCATAACATGATCGCTAAGGAGTAG
- the LOC137823636 gene encoding uncharacterized protein, which produces MAKQLPSSSTANPTHLHQIHSSLHQAHRHLSSFLSALQLPPPYAVESSATAEPMQVEDGGDGGSDDEETTSKCTIDLVEEKMRQCFIKNKRPKTTIAEEKGVFGDGYLELVRDYDPYDVKLRSLDLLYQFHA; this is translated from the coding sequence ATGGCCAAGCAGTTACCATCATCATCCACCGCCAACCCCACCCATCTCCACCAAATCCACTCTTCCCTCCACCAAGCTCACCGCCACCTCTCCTCCTTCCTCTCCGCCCTCCAGCTGCCGCCTCCGTACGCCGTCGAGTCCTCTGCCACCGCCGAGCCGATGCAGGTGGAGGACGGTGGCGATGGTGGGAGTGATGATGAAGAGACCACTTCAAAGTGTACCATTGACTTGGTTGAGGAGAAAATGAGGCAGTGTTTCATCAAGAACAAGCGCCCCAAAACGACGATCGCAGAGGAGAAGGGAGTTTTTGGTGATGGGTATCTGGAGCTAGTCAGGGACTATGATCCGTATGATGTGAAGTTGAGGTCGTTGGACCTTTTGTATCAGTTTCATGCGTGA
- the LOC137825764 gene encoding RING-H2 finger protein ATL5-like, whose translation MLGSGTNLVTTVIGFGMSATFIVFVCTRIICGRLRGGVESRMVYEIESRIDVEQPEHHVNDPESEPVLLDAIPTLKFNQEAFSSLEHTQCVICLADYKEREVLRIMPKCGHTFHLSCIDIWLRKQSTCPVCRLPLKNSSETKHARPVTFTMSQSLDESHTSERNENIGRHVEPTPTAASDSLQPNPGEQGARQS comes from the exons ATGTTGGGCTCAGGTACCAATTTGGTGACCACGGTCATTGGGTTTGGCATGAGTGCCACTTTCATTGTGTTTGTCTGCACCAGAATCATTTGTGGAAGGTTAAGAGGGGGTGTTGAATCTCGGATGGTGTATGAGATTGAATCAAGAATTGATGTAGAACAG CCAGAACATCATGTTAATGACCCTGAATCAGAACCTGTTCTGCTTGATGCAATCCCTACTTTGAAGTTCAACCAAGAGGCTTTCAGTTCCCTTGAACACACACA GTGTGTAATATGTTTGGCAGATTACAAAGAAAGAGAAGTATTGCGTATCATGCCCAAATGTGGCCACACTTTTCATCTTTCTTGCATTGATATATGGCTGAGAAAACAATCTACCTGTCCAGTATGCCGTCTGCCATTGAAAAACTCTTCTGAAACAAAACATGCCAGACCTGTGACGTTTACCATGAGCCAATCCCTTGATGAGTCTCACACATCagaaagaaatgaaaatataGGGAGACATGTTGAACCTACTCCTACTGCAGCCAGTGACTCTTTACAACCAAATCCAGGTGAACAAGGAGCAAGACAATCTTAG